Within the Solidesulfovibrio fructosivorans JJ] genome, the region GAGTTCGGCGGCCAATTCCCGGTAGGCTTTGGCGCCGTAGGTGGCGGAGTGACTGCCGAAGACGGTGGCCTTGGTGTATTCGGCCTGTTCGAAGACTGTGCTGCGCGGGATGTGGGTTTCAAACATCTTACCGCGGAAATTGTCCTCCAGCTCGGAAACGATGAGCCGCCCCATGGCGGTCCGGCGGTCGATGTTGTTGACCAGAAGGCGCAGGAAACGCAGATCCGGGTTGCCGTCCTCCTGGATCTTCTCGATGACGGTCAACACGCGCAACAGGCCCTCGATGCTGTAGGCGGAACCGGCGGAGATGGGCACGATGCAAAAGTCCGCGGCAAACAGGGAGGACAGGGAGAAAAAGCCAAGGTTCGGCGGCGTGTCGATGAGGATATATTGGTAGGTCTTTTTGGAGTAGTCGCGGAGTTTCGACCGCAGGATGGAATAATTGTCCGGCAGATTCTGGGACAGGTCGTACTCCAGCACCGCCGTGTCCGAGATGTTGGGCAGAATGTCCACTTTCTTGATTTTTGATTCCACGATGGCTTTTTGGGCCACCAGATCCCGGGAGGTCAGTATGTCGTAAAGGGAATTTTGAAAGGTGATGCCGTTGCCTGTCAGCAGGCTCGTGGAATTACACTGGGAATCCGTGTCCACGACCAGGGCACGGCCACCTTTGAGGGTCAGGGCATGCGCTAGGTTGCAGGTCAGCGTCGTTTTGCCGACGCCCCCTTTGTTGTTGGCGATGGTGATGATAGTACCCACGGCGTCCCCTGTGTTTATCTAAATTTCAGTTTGTTTTTTTCTTAAAAAAAACCATAAAGTCAATATGTTTCTTTTGCGTTTACAAAGAAACAAGTTGTTTTTTAAGAAAAATATTGGGTAAAATGGGCAGGGCAGGGCAGGGGGGCAAAGGCGGTCGTGACCAGCTCTGGGCCTTCGGATTATCTGAAACCTGAGATGATGACCTTGTTCGCTTTTACAACGAGCGGGGACCCATACGATTTTTGACGGTCACCGCATCATGGACATATATTGGGATGGGGACTCGGCCTCCAAGACGGCATGATAGCAACATAATTATAGCCTAACCGCTGTTGCTAACTTGGCATGGCCAGTGAGTTTTCTGGTGTTCTGTGTTGTAACAACAGAAATAGCAGGCCGAAAGGGGCGTTAACAAGACGCTTCAATGATTGAGGCTGATTGTCTGTTTCTTAAACTTTAACTGATATCCAGAGCGTCGCGTTCCATCATCTATCTATTGCAAATGTTTCCAGTAAAGCACGCTTTACTCTGTTTCCTGGGGCAACACCACAGTTTTGCTACGCTGACAATATACACTGAAGGTACAGAGATATGAATCCCACTCCCTTTTCCCTGCCTGACATGGATCGCAT harbors:
- a CDS encoding ParA family protein; this translates as MGTIITIANNKGGVGKTTLTCNLAHALTLKGGRALVVDTDSQCNSTSLLTGNGITFQNSLYDILTSRDLVAQKAIVESKIKKVDILPNISDTAVLEYDLSQNLPDNYSILRSKLRDYSKKTYQYILIDTPPNLGFFSLSSLFAADFCIVPISAGSAYSIEGLLRVLTVIEKIQEDGNPDLRFLRLLVNNIDRRTAMGRLIVSELEDNFRGKMFETHIPRSTVFEQAEYTKATVFGSHSATYGAKAYRELAAELRLILESPE